Proteins from a genomic interval of Streptomyces sp. Tu6071:
- a CDS encoding MBL fold metallo-hydrolase, which produces MAVRIERVVTSGTFSLDGGTWDVDNNVWLVGDDHEVLVIDAAHDAEAIARAVGDRHVVAIVCTHAHDDHIDAAPALAEVTDASVLLHPEDVPLWKLTHPGILPDGELADGQVLGVAGTELTVLHTPGHSPGAVCLYAPALGTVFTGDTLFAGGPGATGRSFSDFPTIIESIRWKLLGLPAGTEVRTGHGDSTTIGAEAPHLDEWVARGH; this is translated from the coding sequence ATGGCCGTACGGATCGAACGCGTCGTCACCTCGGGCACTTTCTCGCTCGACGGCGGCACCTGGGACGTCGACAACAACGTGTGGCTCGTCGGCGACGACCACGAGGTCCTCGTCATCGACGCGGCGCACGACGCCGAGGCGATCGCCCGCGCGGTCGGGGACCGGCACGTCGTCGCGATCGTGTGCACCCACGCGCACGACGACCACATCGACGCGGCCCCGGCGCTCGCCGAGGTCACCGACGCCTCCGTGCTGCTCCACCCGGAGGACGTCCCGCTCTGGAAGCTCACGCACCCGGGGATACTGCCGGACGGCGAACTGGCGGACGGCCAGGTCCTCGGTGTCGCCGGTACGGAGCTGACGGTGCTGCACACGCCGGGCCACTCGCCCGGCGCGGTGTGCCTGTACGCCCCCGCGCTCGGCACGGTCTTCACCGGGGACACGCTCTTCGCGGGCGGGCCCGGGGCCACGGGGCGTTCCTTCAGCGACTTCCCGACCATCATCGAGTCGATCCGCTGGAAGCTCCTCGGACTGCCCGCCGGGACCGAGGTGCGCACCGGGCACGGCGACAGCACGACGATCGGCGCCGAGGCCCCCCACCTGGACGAGTGGGTCGCCCGCGGGCACTGA
- the tatA gene encoding Sec-independent protein translocase subunit TatA, whose protein sequence is MIRNGLEPWHLLILLVVVLVLFGSRKLPDTARALGKSLRILRSESRALRAEHESPEAGGDPGSARGTG, encoded by the coding sequence ATGATCCGCAACGGACTCGAACCCTGGCACCTCCTCATTCTTCTTGTCGTGGTCCTCGTCCTCTTCGGTTCCCGCAAACTGCCCGACACCGCGCGGGCGTTGGGCAAGTCGCTGCGCATCCTGCGGAGCGAGTCGCGGGCGCTGCGCGCGGAGCACGAGTCCCCCGAGGCGGGAGGGGACCCGGGCTCCGCGCGCGGGACCGGCTGA
- a CDS encoding LCP family protein: MTRKEATAQGGASSRPGSRRSGARRSRRSGRSRLLRGLGVLAAFAVLACGGFGWVWLKLSGDIGTFDQGGVAKDRPDDAGPGENILVIGSDTRSGKNKELGGGEGDIGRSDTAFLLHVYADHRHAVAVSVPRDTLVEIPRCRLPDGSWSEPQPNTMFNAAFTVGQTEKGNPACTQNTVEKLTGLRVDHTVVVDFNGFSELTSVVGGVPVCLPHDIYQRDLSPKRPTRGDLVFHEGLQKVSGQRALDYVRLRHGVGDGSDIGRIKRQQAFVSALLKKVKEKGLTPTRLLPLAEAATGSMTVDPGLGSADKMLSFALSLKNVDLHNTKFVTIPWRYEGERVAIVQPDADRLWAALKADKPLAGAEKGPSKSADAKNGGKDADKSPEPVTGAGITVAIRNGTTVPGLAAKAAGILGTGGFTVASTGNAADLTAATTTIAYGPGEKKSATTTAHWFPGANLTETGTPGITVTLGRTYADDPAAAPATPQSDTPAKPVGSDARSADENPCEDLSYG; encoded by the coding sequence ATGACTCGCAAGGAAGCGACCGCGCAGGGCGGAGCGTCTTCCCGGCCGGGGAGCCGGCGGTCCGGGGCCCGGCGGTCCCGCCGGAGTGGCCGCTCCCGGCTCCTCAGGGGGCTCGGCGTGCTCGCCGCCTTCGCCGTCCTCGCCTGCGGAGGCTTCGGCTGGGTGTGGCTCAAGCTCAGCGGTGACATCGGCACCTTCGACCAGGGCGGCGTCGCGAAGGACCGGCCCGACGACGCCGGGCCGGGCGAGAACATCCTCGTCATCGGCTCGGACACGCGCTCCGGCAAGAACAAGGAACTCGGCGGCGGCGAGGGCGACATCGGCCGCTCCGACACCGCCTTCCTGCTCCACGTCTACGCCGACCACCGGCACGCCGTCGCCGTCTCCGTCCCCCGCGACACGCTCGTCGAGATCCCCCGCTGCCGCCTGCCCGACGGGAGCTGGAGCGAGCCGCAGCCGAACACGATGTTCAACGCGGCGTTCACCGTGGGCCAGACCGAGAAGGGCAACCCGGCCTGCACGCAGAACACCGTCGAGAAGCTCACCGGGCTCCGCGTCGACCACACCGTCGTCGTCGACTTCAACGGCTTCTCGGAGCTGACCTCGGTCGTCGGCGGCGTCCCCGTCTGCCTGCCCCACGACATCTACCAGCGCGACCTGAGCCCGAAGCGGCCCACCCGCGGCGACCTTGTCTTCCACGAGGGGCTCCAGAAGGTCTCCGGCCAGCGCGCGCTCGACTACGTGCGGCTGCGGCACGGCGTCGGCGACGGCTCCGACATCGGCCGCATCAAGCGGCAGCAGGCGTTCGTGTCGGCGCTCCTGAAGAAGGTGAAGGAGAAGGGCCTCACGCCCACCAGGCTCCTGCCGCTGGCCGAGGCCGCGACCGGCTCGATGACCGTCGACCCCGGACTCGGCTCCGCCGACAAGATGCTCTCCTTCGCCCTCTCGCTCAAGAACGTCGACCTGCACAACACGAAGTTCGTCACCATCCCCTGGCGGTACGAGGGCGAGCGCGTCGCGATCGTCCAGCCCGACGCCGACCGGCTCTGGGCCGCGCTCAAGGCGGACAAGCCGCTCGCCGGGGCGGAGAAGGGCCCGTCGAAGTCCGCCGACGCGAAGAACGGCGGCAAGGACGCGGACAAGAGCCCCGAGCCCGTCACGGGCGCCGGGATCACCGTCGCGATCCGCAACGGCACCACCGTGCCGGGTCTCGCCGCGAAGGCCGCGGGCATCCTCGGCACGGGCGGCTTCACGGTCGCCTCGACGGGCAACGCCGCCGACCTCACCGCGGCCACCACGACCATCGCCTACGGCCCGGGTGAGAAGAAGTCCGCCACGACCACGGCCCACTGGTTCCCCGGCGCGAACCTCACCGAGACCGGCACACCCGGCATCACCGTCACCCTCGGGCGCACCTACGCCGACGACCCCGCGGCGGCCCCCGCGACACCCCAGTCCGACACCCCCGCGAAACCGGTCGGCTCCGACGCCCGCTCGGCCGATGAGAACCCCTGCGAGGACCTGTCCTACGGCTGA